A stretch of the Mycobacterium shigaense genome encodes the following:
- a CDS encoding WXG100 family type VII secretion target, which produces MSQIMYNYPAMLGHAADMSAFSGTLQGLGADISTEQAALQNAWQGDTGMTYQVWQAQWNQAMESLVRAYQSMATTHESNTMAMYARDTAEAAKWGG; this is translated from the coding sequence ATGTCGCAAATCATGTACAACTACCCGGCGATGCTGGGTCACGCGGCGGACATGTCGGCCTTCTCCGGCACGCTGCAGGGGCTCGGCGCCGACATCTCCACCGAGCAGGCCGCGCTGCAGAACGCGTGGCAGGGCGACACCGGAATGACCTACCAGGTTTGGCAGGCGCAGTGGAACCAGGCGATGGAGTCGTTGGTGCGGGCCTACCAGTCGATGGCCACGACCCACGAATCCAACACCATGGCGATGTATGCGCGCGACACCGCCGAAGCCGCTAAATGGGGCGGCTAG
- the esxG gene encoding type VII secretion system protein EsxG, translating to MSLLDAHIPQLVASQSAFSAKAALMRSTISQAEQEALSAQGFHQGESSAAFQAAHARFVEAAARVNTLLDIAQANLGDAAGTYVAADAAAASSYTGF from the coding sequence ATGAGTCTTCTCGATGCTCACATCCCGCAGTTGGTGGCGTCACAGTCGGCGTTCAGCGCCAAGGCGGCGCTGATGCGCAGCACCATCAGCCAAGCCGAGCAGGAAGCGTTGTCCGCGCAGGGATTTCACCAGGGTGAGTCCTCGGCAGCGTTCCAGGCCGCGCACGCCCGGTTCGTCGAAGCCGCTGCGCGGGTCAACACGCTGCTGGACATCGCGCAGGCGAACCTGGGCGACGCCGCGGGCACCTATGTGGCCGCCGACGCCGCCGCCGCGTCCAGCTACACCGGATTCTGA
- the eccD gene encoding type VII secretion integral membrane protein EccD: MPIVRVAILADSRLTELALPAELPLREILPAVQRLVVPSAQNGDGGGHTDAATGAVSHLSLAPIGGAPFSLDTSLDTVGVVDGDLLALQPIPVGPAAPGIVEDIADAAMIFSTSRLKPWGPAHIQGGALAAAIFVALAATGLGITYRVVTGALTGLVAVSVVAALTAVAGLLVTARSERTGTALSIAALVPIAAACALAVPGKFGAAQLMLAAAGVTAWSLIALLVPSPERERIVGFFTTTTVVGGGVLLAAGAELLWRLSLLTIGAGLIVAALLVAVETAQLSALWARFPLPAIPAPGDPTPSAPSLRVLEDFPRRVRISDAHQSGFIAGAMLLSVLGSVTIALRPEALSVAGWYVVAATAATSVLRARVWDSATCKGWLLAQPYLVAGVLLVIYTATGRYGAALGAVLVLGVLLAAWLVVAVNPLIASPDSYSLPLRRLLGFAASGLDASLIPVIAFLVGLFSWVLNR; encoded by the coding sequence ATGCCGATCGTCCGCGTCGCGATTCTCGCGGACAGCCGGCTGACGGAGCTGGCCCTGCCCGCGGAGCTGCCGCTGCGCGAAATCCTGCCCGCGGTGCAGCGATTGGTCGTTCCCTCAGCCCAGAACGGCGATGGCGGCGGGCACACCGACGCCGCGACCGGCGCGGTCTCGCACCTGAGCCTGGCGCCGATCGGCGGGGCGCCGTTCAGCCTGGACACCAGCCTGGACACCGTTGGCGTCGTCGACGGCGATCTGCTGGCGTTGCAGCCGATTCCCGTGGGTCCGGCCGCGCCCGGCATCGTCGAGGACATCGCCGACGCCGCGATGATCTTCTCCACGTCGCGGCTGAAACCTTGGGGTCCGGCGCATATCCAGGGAGGCGCGCTGGCCGCGGCCATCTTCGTCGCGCTTGCGGCGACGGGGCTGGGCATCACCTACCGGGTGGTCACTGGCGCGCTGACCGGCCTGGTCGCCGTCAGCGTGGTTGCGGCGCTGACCGCGGTGGCCGGCTTGCTCGTCACGGCGCGGTCGGAGCGCACCGGCACGGCGCTGTCGATCGCCGCGCTGGTGCCCATCGCCGCCGCCTGCGCGTTGGCGGTGCCCGGCAAGTTCGGGGCGGCGCAGCTGATGCTGGCCGCGGCGGGAGTTACCGCGTGGTCGCTGATCGCCCTGTTGGTGCCCAGCCCGGAACGCGAACGCATCGTCGGTTTCTTCACCACCACGACCGTGGTCGGCGGTGGCGTGCTGCTGGCGGCCGGTGCCGAATTGCTCTGGCGGCTATCGCTTCTCACCATCGGCGCCGGGCTGATCGTGGCGGCGCTGCTGGTCGCCGTCGAGACCGCGCAACTGTCCGCGCTGTGGGCACGCTTCCCGCTGCCGGCCATCCCGGCACCGGGAGACCCCACCCCGTCGGCGCCGTCGTTGCGGGTCCTCGAGGACTTCCCGCGGCGGGTCCGCATCAGCGACGCCCACCAGAGCGGCTTCATCGCCGGCGCGATGCTGCTCAGCGTGCTCGGATCGGTGACGATCGCGCTGCGACCCGAAGCGCTGAGCGTGGCGGGCTGGTACGTGGTGGCCGCCACCGCGGCCACTTCCGTGCTGCGCGCCCGGGTGTGGGACTCGGCCACCTGCAAGGGGTGGCTGCTTGCTCAGCCCTACCTGGTGGCCGGTGTCCTGCTGGTGATCTACACCGCCACGGGGCGGTACGGCGCCGCGCTCGGTGCGGTGCTGGTGCTCGGCGTGCTGCTGGCGGCGTGGCTCGTGGTGGCGGTGAACCCGCTCATCGCCTCGCCGGACAGCTACTCGCTGCCGCTGCGCCGGCTGCTGGGCTTCGCGGCCTCGGGCCTTGACGCCTCGCTGATCCCCGTCATCGCCTTTCTCGTCGGTCTGTTCAGCTGGGTCCTGAATCGATGA
- a CDS encoding ESX secretion-associated protein EspG yields the protein MSAEPNAVELTVDHAWFIAETIGAGSFPWVLAITTPYSDAAQRDAFFQRQKDELTQLGLVSADGVVNPAVADWIRAVCFPDRWLDLRYVVPATATATDELLRGVIAQRVIGTDRTPKTVVALRSAQLITFTAMHIDDALGLVPVLGVGLGRRPPARFDQFSMPARVGARADERLRSGASLAEVVDYLGIPRSARPVVESVFTGPRSYVEIVAGVRRDGQHHTTEVGMSLVDTTAGRVLVSPSRAFDGEWVSTFQPGTPIAIATAIEQLTASLPDGHWFPGRRLSRDSSTQHA from the coding sequence ATGAGTGCCGAACCCAACGCCGTCGAGCTGACAGTCGACCACGCGTGGTTCATCGCCGAAACCATCGGAGCCGGTAGCTTCCCGTGGGTACTGGCGATCACCACGCCGTACTCTGATGCCGCGCAACGAGACGCGTTCTTCCAACGTCAGAAGGACGAGCTGACTCAGCTGGGTCTGGTGTCGGCAGATGGTGTTGTCAACCCAGCGGTGGCCGACTGGATCCGGGCGGTGTGCTTCCCGGACCGGTGGCTGGATCTGCGTTACGTGGTGCCTGCCACGGCTACCGCTACCGACGAGTTGCTGCGCGGCGTGATCGCGCAGCGCGTCATCGGCACCGACAGAACACCGAAAACGGTCGTCGCGCTGCGCAGCGCGCAGCTGATCACGTTCACCGCGATGCATATCGACGACGCGCTGGGGCTGGTACCGGTGCTGGGCGTCGGGCTGGGCCGGCGCCCGCCCGCACGCTTCGACCAGTTCAGCATGCCCGCCCGCGTCGGGGCCCGCGCCGACGAACGGCTGCGGTCCGGCGCTTCGCTGGCGGAAGTCGTTGACTACCTGGGCATCCCGCGCTCGGCACGGCCGGTGGTCGAGTCCGTTTTCACCGGGCCGCGCAGCTACGTCGAGATCGTCGCGGGCGTTCGCCGCGACGGGCAGCACCACACCACCGAGGTCGGCATGAGTCTGGTGGACACGACCGCGGGCCGCGTACTGGTCAGCCCGTCCCGCGCGTTCGACGGCGAATGGGTCTCGACGTTCCAGCCGGGAACCCCCATTGCGATCGCCACCGCGATCGAACAGCTGACCGCCAGCTTGCCCGACGGCCACTGGTTCCCCGGCCGGCGGCTGTCCCGAGATTCCTCCACCCAGCACGCGTAA
- a CDS encoding PPE family protein, which translates to MTAPVWMASPPELHSALLSAGPGPGPLLAAAGAWMSLSAEYASTAAELGGLLDAVQAGEWQGPSAEQYAAAHLPYLAWLQQASVDSAGVAAQHEVTAAAYTSALAMMPTLPELATNHVIHAALVATNFFGINTIPIALNEADYVRMWVQAATTMGTYQAVLGTALAAAPRTTAAPNIVNPGAMEADNVSTFAAPNATGSGNWLQQLLQQIAQLLQTFMQDLSDMLQNFASEFLPWLVANFPLLFFVAYQLFFNAIGWPTWGAILTAPLLIPLVLAIGITMYLQQLPDLGPLDDMPAAASGLGSQSPAPMPAAATAPPSVGTAAGAPASSPASAGAPAPSAPAPAPAVSFLYAVAMGGDEGPGFSPTVGGRGGIKAPGSTIPAAAAAVPASAAAARRRRRAAMRDHGDEFADMNVDVDPDWGAPPNDAEALTFATASASGAGPLGFAGTAAKDADMRAAGLSKLAGDDFGSGPRMPMVPSTWDQDTDRPNGSGETGRGGRDS; encoded by the coding sequence ATGACCGCGCCCGTCTGGATGGCTTCGCCGCCGGAGTTGCACTCCGCGCTGCTGAGCGCTGGCCCGGGACCGGGCCCGCTGCTGGCGGCCGCCGGCGCGTGGATGTCGTTGAGCGCCGAATACGCCTCGACGGCAGCCGAACTCGGCGGGCTGTTGGACGCGGTGCAGGCGGGGGAGTGGCAGGGGCCGAGCGCCGAGCAGTACGCCGCGGCTCACCTGCCGTATCTGGCGTGGTTGCAGCAGGCCAGCGTCGACAGCGCCGGTGTCGCCGCGCAACACGAGGTCACGGCGGCGGCCTACACGAGCGCCCTGGCGATGATGCCGACGCTGCCGGAGCTGGCCACCAACCACGTCATCCACGCGGCGCTGGTGGCGACGAATTTCTTTGGTATCAATACGATTCCGATCGCGCTCAACGAGGCTGACTACGTCCGGATGTGGGTGCAGGCCGCCACGACCATGGGGACCTACCAGGCGGTGTTGGGGACCGCGCTGGCGGCCGCGCCCAGGACCACCGCGGCACCCAACATCGTCAATCCCGGTGCAATGGAGGCCGACAACGTGTCGACCTTCGCCGCGCCGAACGCCACCGGTTCGGGCAACTGGCTGCAACAACTCCTGCAGCAGATTGCGCAGCTGCTGCAGACTTTCATGCAGGACCTGTCCGACATGCTGCAAAACTTCGCATCGGAGTTCTTGCCGTGGTTGGTGGCCAACTTCCCGCTGCTGTTCTTCGTCGCCTACCAGCTGTTCTTCAACGCCATCGGCTGGCCCACCTGGGGCGCGATCCTGACTGCGCCATTGTTGATACCCCTGGTGCTCGCCATCGGCATCACGATGTATCTGCAGCAGCTTCCCGACTTGGGTCCCCTCGACGATATGCCTGCCGCCGCATCGGGTCTCGGGTCCCAGAGTCCCGCGCCGATGCCGGCGGCGGCCACGGCTCCGCCCTCGGTGGGCACGGCCGCAGGCGCGCCCGCCTCGTCCCCCGCCAGCGCCGGTGCGCCTGCCCCGTCGGCCCCGGCACCGGCTCCGGCAGTGTCCTTTCTCTACGCGGTGGCCATGGGTGGCGACGAGGGGCCCGGCTTTTCGCCGACCGTGGGCGGTCGCGGCGGCATCAAGGCGCCGGGTAGCACCATCCCAGCGGCCGCGGCGGCGGTACCGGCCAGCGCCGCGGCGGCGCGGCGGCGACGGCGCGCGGCCATGCGCGACCACGGCGACGAGTTCGCGGATATGAACGTCGACGTCGACCCCGACTGGGGTGCGCCGCCCAACGACGCGGAGGCACTGACCTTCGCGACGGCCTCCGCCAGCGGGGCAGGGCCGTTGGGATTTGCCGGGACCGCGGCCAAAGACGCGGACATGCGGGCCGCGGGGCTGAGCAAGCTGGCCGGCGACGACTTCGGCAGCGGGCCGCGCATGCCGATGGTGCCAAGTACCTGGGATCAGGACACCGATCGCCCGAACGGGTCCGGTGAAACAGGGAGGGGGGGTCGAGACAGTTAG